taaatGCCTCGTGGAATGCTCCCCAATGGTCTGATTGTTAGACGCGGCCTCTTCAGTGCCGATTAACAGCCTGGGTGCTGTCGTAACCATCTTCGACGGCGAAGATAGATGCACAGAAATCGTAATGAATGGCAGCACGGAGTTCTCCGCACGATATTTATCGCGCGACTCCTCGCGCAATTGgattaataaacaaaagcGCGAGCGTCGTTATATTTATCGAGTCGAGCGGAGATTTACCTCTTCTTGGGTATCGTTGCAGTTTCCGTGACGCTACAATTTCGAGTGATCCACTCAGCTAACGACTCGCGCCGCATTCGGGCGCTAAGTAGCGCGCTTTATATGCGTGTAATTAATTCGCGCGCATCGAAAATACGATTTCAACAATACGCCGAAATAAATCGAGGATCCGTATCCCGCGTAATCCACATAGGCTTTACTTCGGCCTATTACAATGCGATTTGCGTGGTGCAACGCGCGATCAATTATCAATAAATCGTCCGTGGATGGTGCCTGATGGTCCTGATCGTGATGTGGAGTTCCCTCCGAGCTGAGGGAACGTCGGTCAACCAGAGGGTGTCGACGTTTCGCATGGCAGCCGACTGGATTCTTTCCAGTCACTTAGCACAACGAGGGAGAAAAATAGACGCGCGACGATTTATAGATTTTCTCTACGTCGCGAAACATTTTATTCCGCCCGTTACGCGCGCGACATTGAGCTCCACTCGTTGCTGGTCAATTTTCCTGATCgattatttaagaataataaagttaCTCAACCAAGAGAAATCTGAATtgctcctctttcttctcgaGCGAAAAATTTTTCGTTGTTTTATACGCGCAACAATACGTATCCTGTTTTTTCTCAGCAAAATGCATTTACAAATGACTGAACAGAAGTGCCCGTTCTTTCGCTTTGCGTAAGATTCCTGCTCACCTTTCCCGTTGTTCCAGCTTTGACCCAGATAGTCAATGACGCTGCTGGGGAACAAATTTTACGAGCGAGCAGAAAttgtttgtaatttttaaatgctgTTTCCTaagatctttctttctcgttatCATCCGCAAGCTACGATTATTTTCTTCGGTGGTGCAAATTAGGAGAAtagttttaaatgaaaatgtacAAGAGAAGAATGGTACTTCTTACTCTAACTGTCGACAGGTCAGCGTAGCCGGAAAAGACGCGCGTGTACGTCTCGTCTTTCGATACAAGAATACTTCTTTGCGAAATGCAATTTTAGAAATCTCTAGAAGAGATAACTCTTGAATAATCCACATTGAGTCGGCACGTAGCCCTCAATCAAATCGTCTCCGATACCGGTATCAGCTCTCGCGCCATAACTGCATAATGATATCGTATCACCGCGGAAGACGATAGATCCATTTGTCAAATTCGACATGGTGAGTTATGATGATCTCACCCCTCTTTCGCCTGCAGCTATCACAATTCATCCGCTTCCCATCTGCGGGATTCTTCGGTCTCTGCGATTCTTCCCGCCCCACGGCTTATCTCCTGCATCTCCCGAGCCCCCTCGAAGGAAACCAAACGAGAGATAGGAATGGCATTCGCGCCGGACTGAGCCGATGTGTGCCGGCCAATGCATGCTGATAAACCCGTCGGACGAATTTAAATCCCGGGATGGCGTCTGTGCAACTCCCGAACTCCCGCACAACGGCTAGCCGCTCTGCTGCTGTTCGATCCTGGATTCTTCCGCGTTGCAACAATTCCTCTGGCCGGCGTTGCGGTTTAAATGTATCACGCCGGACGATTTATTAACCCATTCCACGAGCAGACATTGCGAACTTCGAGGATTTCGTCGAGATAGATACCGATAACTTTCCACGCCGCCGGCGTCTTCCGTGCTCCCGCGGCTTTCGTGATTGCGATGCCGGCCATTTTCCTAGCGGGAATATGCGCGATCTGATGGATCGCCGTGGTATTCCGACACTTGGCAACTCagacataaataatatttgtgttgcatatatatatatatatatatatatatatatatatatctttctctcgtaatctattttataaaattgtggaTCGTATGATAAATCTCTGCAGGAGATTTCTGATTATGATCGGAACGTTATGTGAAAAATGGTTGAGGATAAATCCGTGATTTGCAACAGTGCGCGTTTTGTCCGTCAGTTGTTAGTCATTTGTTATTCATTTGGTATGCTCGTAAAacgaaaatatgtattaataccGATTGCTTCTGTTTATTACCTTCCTTATTAGCAGAGCTTGCGTCGATGAGTAAAAGCGCCTCGTTGTTAAAATAAAGGAGTACTAAAAAAGTTGGAAAGTACACTGAAGTAAGCGATGCAACATAATTAATGTTGCTGCTCGTTAAAAATTAGTATCGAAACTTGCGAGTGGCAAATAATCCTGTCAGtattaaagatttttcttttactcTCTCGAGATCTTGTGTTgtgttaaataatatagaaaataatttattgagataatttattacgaattttgataatttaggATGgcaaaaatgagaaaaattgaagaaattcgCGGAAACTTTGCGCCATTGCGAAAATGCTGCGAcgtttataagaaaaattatacggtaaggaaaaaatattaaatatgtatacggCGGAACTTTATGATCTATAACAATGTAGAGGAAGTAATTTTCAGCTTGCATACAGGTGTAAATTGAGCACGATCTCGGTGTTGCAAACTAACCACGGAGtttcgtataattttattagttCCTTGCGCGTTGTATCACTAACCCGTAGTTGCATTATGTTAACGTGTTTATCGTCACAAGAAGATGGTTCATTTAACGTGAGGAAATTAATACTTGTAATCAACTAACAGATTTTAGCTACGAGAACTCGCGTTGATTGATTGATGCgcttttctcaatttttaaaagaatctCTTCCCGGCGTTCGCACTGAATAAACAATGGCACTTGCTCCACCATTAACTATCCGAACATACTTTGTACAAATGCGCTCGCACTCTTCCTTGATTGGACAGTCATTGTCGTCAGTTTTCTTATCTCGCAGCTGCCTCGGCTGCAAGAACAATTGCATCGGCAATGATGTGACCAAACGTTCCAACTCGCGAAAACACATCGCCTTCCTCTCCGCATTGTTTCATTCATTTCCTTCGCTGTTTTCTTCGCGGGACGACGAGATAATTCGCTAATGGAGGGGCAACTCGCAATTACTTCGGTGTCGTCTTTATCGCCTTTTGCAGCGGCACTTTCTTGGAGTATCCATTGTTATGTCTTCGCTCTTGTGCTTCAGGCTCTGCAACCCTCTTCCTCCCCCGGCCCCCTTTCCTGACATATTTTGCGCGCCACTCGGAGACAACTTTATATCGGAAACCGCCGCCGCTTaattgtgttaattaattaactacgGGAACTATCGGTGAGACCAACTTACAGGCACATTACGGTAACAAGTTTGCGGTTGTGGAAAGACGGAAGTTGCTCTAGGTCAAAGTTGAACACGATGGGGACGTCGAGGCAAGCTATTCAGTCCGCAAACAGGATTTatcttcgctcgctcgctcgctcgcctcgCGTATACCCATTTTGTCTCTCGCGCcctctctttgtctttctcCTGATTCCTATGTCCAACAAAGGGACAATTTCCTGATGGACGAACATTCCCGAGATGTCCGGTCGGCCTCGCAATATCCTTCGGAACTTCAGAACCAATTAGTTGGTTATCTGAAACTTGATATTAAAACACGATGCGTTCATGAACATGCATCATCTGAGATGATGCTTTTCCTCTCTAAAATCTCTGAAATCGAGAGAGAATATTCCGAATTATATAATCTGTTTAATTATCATCGTGTTACCGTAGCGTAATATATTACTAAAGTCATGAAGATGTAGTCAAAGACGTGACAGACGAGGTTCCGAGACTCAGAGTTACGCGAGGCGACGAAGATAGGATTGGTAATTCTATTCGCAAACACGATTTATTTTCCCTTGTTCTCTTTCTGCTAGTCTGGTCCCGTTTCCTCTCAACGCTAGATACTCTTCGCCCTGATTCACTTATTACGCTAAAGGACAATTTACTGACGGACAGACCATCTTTGGGATGACTTTCACTTGTGTGTTCCTTTCAACGTGTACTCGCTTTTCTACACTTCGTGCTTTTACTTCGGAATGCCATTTATTGTATCtgtctattttttatattttggttacttctgcaataatagtaataataatgtcgTACTGGCTTCGGCGAACCTTACGGAGATACTTGTCGAATCAATCAATCCCTTTCGCAGAATTTATCGCGCTTTATCCGAGAGACGGACATATCGGTTCTTTTAATCTTAAAGTATGGCAACACCTTTATAGCGAAGCGTACCATGAACGATAGAGGCGTCAATTCAATCCACAAACGGGATTTATCGTCCCATCTCCTCGTTGCCTCTCCTTCATCCTGCCATAGACCTCTGGTCCTCCTCGATTTTCTTATCGCGCGGAGAGATTCTTCGGAGAGACACTTTCAAGGATTTCCTAAGCGtcctctttcatttttcttttaacgttTCGGGAATAGCGTTCACTCAGAATTGCCACCGTTCGATCTATTTTGTTTGCCCGTCTCTTCCATTGAACTGAGAGATTCTGAACTGCTGAAAGATTCCAAGCAATATAATGATTTGAAAGCCGGGATTATAACGGCCGGCGTGATAAGTTGCCGTCGAACGAATTATACCGCCGAGATAGATCCTTGACGGTATTAGCGGATTACGCGTGCTCATACCCAAAGCTAAAACTGTTCCCGCTGAATAATCGATCCATTATCCAGCACGGAAGATAGATACATCCCTTCCGGCGTATCGAATCCATTCGGGGATTCTCGCAGCGTAACACACGTGTTAACCCTTGCTATCTTGCTAAGAAATTACTTCCGCGAATCGCAGCCTGCCCCGGGAAAATTAGTATCGTctgtaaattattcttaagTCAGAGAATTACGACTACAACCCTCGCCGCCTACCAAGAAATTACATTACAGTCGGAAGTTAACTTTCGGATCGTCTACCAATTCGCAATTATACATTTGCCTAGAGCTTTCCTGCTGGAATACGATTAAACTTCCTCAATTTTAACACGTTAATACCATTTCGACGCAATTAACACATTTCCGCTTTAATCTACTTTTCCACTCTCCGTCGTTTACCTGCATTCTCGCAGATAAAATTTCTTGCAACAACATAAAAGTACGCTCTTTGCCATAAACCTTAAATATTGTCCCTGTTCCGTGAAAAAAACGGGACGTCGTTTACGTCGGCTTTATGCTAAGGGGCCAGGGTGgtggaaaaaaatgaaaggatCGTAAAGTGgtgaaaactttatatttcaaaGGTGTCAACAACGCTCGAGTAATGTCTGACTAACGAGAAACAACGCTTAACGATGTACCTACGAGCCTGTACCACGATCGAGCCGTAATCGTTTTCCCGAACGACCCTATCGCCGAGAAAAAACAAAGCGGGTAATGTAGAACGGTATTCAGTTGGGTGGTTTCTTATGACAGGGTTGAAGAATGCAGAGTGTAATCTAAAACGTAGCGTTCGTCGATTATACGTATTGTTTAGCCTGAAAACAGTACCATGCGCTCATTTCGTATGATGTTAAATTTAAGTAGAATAGCATAAGTAGAAAATTAATGCAATGCGTCTGTTTAGTTTGGAAATGAGTGAGTTGTATTTAAccgtgaaataaattaaaagaaccTAGCACGCGTTAATCagaagttttaatttattgtataactAAATTAACTTCTTATTTTCGAACCGCTCTCTCTAATTACTTTgttcagatttattttatacttaacGAAGCTTGTATATCAAGTTGGAATATTAACTCAATTACAATATActaacagaaaatatataaagcacGAAGTAAAATATCTTTGTAAAACTtataaaggaaaaaataatacttataaAGGAAAGACATCAGAGAGATCGAAAAAGATTAACATaatctttttcaattattctACGGTAATCAAGGACtcgattaaaatttgtatacgAGTTAATATAATgcgttacaaaatattttcgatcGGAAAGTTGATTCTAACAGCGCTAAAAGCACATATGTATAGAGTATAAAAACAATAtctataataagataataatattatacttttattctatGCTCCAATAAATATCTGTTTCCAATTTTTACAGACGCGCACACATGCATCGCGTTTACGAGTAACTTAGTTTAAACGCTCTGCTTTTAAGCAACCCTGTCATGTTCTGCGTCGTGGTAATCCCTTCACTAGACTTGCACGACCCCCACGCGCTCGACAGACTCCGTCACTTCCGCCGGTTTTGCGATCTTCAGCACGTCTTCCACTGGCGGTGTCACGGGCACCGCCGCACTCTCTTCCGGAAACACGTATTCTTCATGAACCGGCGAGGATCCGAAGTGATCGCCGAAATGATGACTCTTGTAGTGCTCGTGACCGTGGTTCTCAAACACGTCGTGGTGATGGTCCTCATGGTGCTTGTGATGGTGATCGTGACCATGCTTGTGATGATGATCTTCGTGGTGCTTGTGTCCCTCGTGATGCTTGTGGCCATGCTTGTGATCATGGCCTTCGTGATGCTTGTGATGCTCGTGATGTTGATGATGTTCATGATGATCATGATGATGCTTGTGATCGTGACCGTGCTTGTGGTCCTCCTTGTGCTCGTGACCATGCTTATGCGACTCGTGATGGTGATGCTTGTGGTCTTGGTGATGGGAGTGATGGTGATCCTCGTGATGACCGTGGTGATGATCCTCCTTGTGACCGTGCTTGTGATGATGACCGTGCTTGTGATGATGATCTTCATGGTGATCGTGCTTGTGGTCTTCATGGTGGCCGTGATGATGCTCTTCATGATGGCCATGCTTGTGCTCATGACCGTGCTTGTGGTGATGATCTTCGTGATGATGGTGCTTGTGATCCTCATGGTGACCATGCTTGTGATCGTGTCCGTGCTTATGGTGATGATCCTCGTGATGTCCATGATGATGCTTCTCGTGGTGGCCGTGCTTGTGCTCGTGTCCGTGATGATGCTTGTGCTCCTCCTTATGTCCGTGCTTGTGATGCTCCTTGTGATCGTGTccgtgatgatgatgatgcttTTCGGTTTCCTTATGagtatgatgatgatgatgctcATTAACGTGATGATGatcgtgatgatgatgatgctcATTGTGGTGGTGATGCttgtgatgatgatgatgctcAGATTGATGCTTGTGTTCTTCGTGATGCTCATGCTTCGAGTGATGATGATGTCCGTGATGATGCTTGTGCTCTCCGTGATGCTTATGCTCATGGCCGTGCTTATGGCCGTGCTTGTGACTGTGACCATGCTTGTGCTCGTGGCCATGATGATGCTTGTGTTCCGAATGATGCTTATGGCCATGATCGTGATGGTGTCCATGTTGATGATGATGGCCATGGTGATGCTTGTGGTCTTCGTGATGTTTATGCTCCTCATGATGATCGTGGCCGTGCTTGTGTTCGTGACCATGATGATGCTTGTGTCCGTGGTGATGCTTATGCTTCGCGTGATGATCATGATGCGAATGATGATCGTGGTGATGGCCGTGATGATGCCCATGATGATGTCCGTGCTTGTGGTGGAAGGAAGGAGACCTGTAGAATGACGTGTCGAATTCGTGGATCCTGCGCTGTGACTCAATGATCGGCGGGGTCACAATGGTGACGTGATCACCTGACGGTGATCCAGTTTCGGTTATCCGCGTGATGATTTGCTTCGGTTGTGATGTGATTCGCGGACTAAGAGCCGCGCCAAAGGTTGCGCTGACAAGTGGAAGTGGAGTTGGGCCATTCAGCGGTGACAACGGCTGAGGGAAGTTCAACCCGAGATCGGACAACTGACGTTTCTTCGGATTTTTTTCGGGCGGCGCGATAATACTCGGCAGATTCTGAGACGCGAACGACTGCGGCGTCTGCAACTGTCGTGGCAGTCTGATGGAGTTGGCCAGCTCCTGCTTGACCGTCGACGCTTGCGGTCGAGTCTCATCTCGTGTCCCAGCTTCCTGGCCGGTCGCTGCTGCCAGCAGCAGACCGACGACCGGAAACCACGCCTAGAATGACAGACGAGCTTGGTAAATGGGACCTGTTTGTGTAACGGAGACATCTTCTGGGTTGATCTATTGGCAACTCCTGATTAACGCTGGACTTTAATTATCCATAGTAACTGTAAGTAGTATACCGAGGCAGATAGACGTCTATGTAATACCATCGAATGCAATGTATAATTAGACTTCAGATAATGGTGCTGCAATGATCTAAATTTtccacttttattatttaatttatgtattacttaatttattctaCATAATATATCAACAATATCCTCAAAGAAGCGACTTGAATATTGATTCGTTTATTCTTGAGGTAGATGCAAAGCGTGTCATATCAGGTATACAGACTTTTGTCGTGCACATGCATTTGTCGTACGCATGCACACTCGAGCGGAAAAACCAGAGATAATATCTAGTAAATCGTCGGGGAGTCGTTTTATCGCGCTTCAGGCTTCTTGTCGCTGATTCCTCGAGGGAAAGAAGAGATTGCTCGACTAACGAGAACCGAAATCACATCTCGAACCAGTAAGAAAATCAGCATGGTCAGCTGGCGTGTTTGCCGTAAAGAATCAATTAATCACTGCTGAATATAATCGCCTTGGTGATTTATTCGGGATTCCACGAGGACGGACGCACGTAGGAATTGGGAATCAGTAGAAGACGgtgatatcaaattattcttgGAGATCCGCTTCTGTGACTCGCTCGATCGTGCGATCGGACTCGAAAGTAGATTGAATCTATGACGTAATTCCACACTTTATCTTTCACGATCTTATTTAACTGAACCGTTTTAAACGAAGCTTGTTACATACCGTCCCGGATGCGCACTCCGTTTcgattttttctattattactaCTTCGTAAATCCGAAATTGAAAATCAAGTTATAGGTTATTCATCTGTTTAATCTATTTTGTTACATGCCTGCATCACTTTATAACAATCTTATTTATGGAAGActttattttcagattttgTACCGTGAATTCTAATAGAATAGTGACCCAATATGTTTTccgataaaagaaaatatcagaaataaattcaCGCGAAATGTAATTACTTTTGATGTAAACATTCAGTATAAAATAagattcttgaaaatttaatgcaaattcgaaaaatgtaataatgtcTCAGAGTGCTACGTCAATAGTAACCACGCTCTACGCCGAGTGGTATGAGGCAGCTTTCAGACGATTATTTAACGCTTTCAATCGACGCGGGGACAATTAAACGCTAGATCCAATTAGAATCGAAAGAGTCCCATCGAAGGAACTTCAGAAAGTCCGGAATCTCAGTTTCCCTCCCTTCAGCGTTTCTCCTTCCGCAATATCTCATTCCGCGGCATCGcgacgccgccaccgccgctaaTTTCCTCGCTCCGACGAGTAGCTGCAACTGCAGCAAGCTGGCGATGGCATCCCGCGCTGATATATTCTTcttgaaatgcaaatgttccgGCGCTTAATAACTCGGAATTTAATCAGCGACAAAGCAATTTATACAAAAGATCTCGGACGCTGACGACGCCCGACGTCGCTGGACGCCGGCGGCGCCGTCCACGACGAGAATCCCAAACGGCGAGACGTGTTTTGCACGGAACGGCGAGCTGCCGTCCTTCCCCATTACGAACTTTGGCCACGTTTACAGTCGGATTAACGTGATACGCCGGGATACGCGATCGTCTCTGGCGAGAATTTCGGGCCGCTCGTCAATTAAGCACAAATGCCTTGGTCCGCACTAATGACGGATGTCCCGATGGTAATCTTTATTTGTGACACTTGTACATCACAACTGTCCACGAACTCGCGAATCAAATACGTTCGCCCTTAAATCCGGACTGATACCAATGATAAATTTCGAGGTCGATGTGTCACGCAATGTCCCCATCACGATGCTGAGTTCAGTAATACGTTGATTAATCAAAGTAATTAAAAGGGCGTGCGAGAGGGAACTGATTTTTACAGAATGGAAGGCCAAATCGTTCTCGCAGATGAATTCCGTCGTTTCCCGCTGTATTATGCGAGCGGAGTGCTACTTTGAAAACAATTAGAAACTTGGCGCACTTCATTCACGCGACCCTTCAACTACTTCGCTCGTCGAGGAGAAACGCTCCTCCGGAGAACTGTGAGGGCGAAACTTACCCACGTAACCATGTCGGCGTTATTTCGACGGATGCAGCCAGCGAACAACTGGATGCCAAAACTGAGTGACTACGTACTTTTATAGAGAGCACCTAACCCGCGGCACTTTCTTCCGTGCTAAGCACCAATGTCGTTTACGACGGGGCTTAATGTTTTAATCGTCGTCATAATGCGCGCCGAACCGCGACCGGCATCGATCACCGGCTGCAATCGTTGAAATTCATTTGTGCCTAACGATTGTTCCATCGAGTCCATTTCCGCCGCGTGAAgaagaaaggaggaaaaagGCTGCTGGAGGAAGTGCCGATCACCTTCCGCTCGGTGGTCCCGCGCCTGATCGTAACGTTTACTTTCGGCAGACGTTATCGATCGTCGTTTAGTGGCAATTTTTTGTCGGACGCGACGTAATGCATTTTTCAGAGTTAATTTCGTCCGAAGCACCATCATTCTTTTTCCCGTATTCGCGAAAGTACCCGTAATTTctatgaatttttatacacTATTTTTGTCCGACGATAATAAAGCATCCGGTGAATACGCATGTTAACGAGGACGTATGCGTAGATAAATAAACGACGGTTTGcggcaatttaaattttcgcCGATATTCATCTCGCGTGTAAACTCGTCGGCTGACAAAGTAACAGGATGACTTATAGCCGCGCTTATTATCCTGGTTAAAAAGTACCGGCAGCTCCCTGCCTAACTGCCGGAAATAAACGAGCGAGATGAGAGATGAACGGTGGGTATTTTAAGGCCCAATTATTGCCGCTAGCGATTGGCGTAATTTTACCTGTTTCTGTAATACTAATCGAATTTTCCGCTTTCACGTCACTTTCATATTCGCCCGCCTCCCTTGAGAGCAATGACAGCACTCACACACATAGACTGTTCCGCATATCGCATATTAAGCATATCTGCGCGATCAAGCAGAAATGAAGCAAGCGATGCATACGACTGTGTTAAATTAGTAACGTTTACTCAATAAGGCGAATCTTGTGACGTCTTCCTACGTTGCTTGCATTGACACGGGCGCTCGGGacgatcattaatattaatgcatcCGATAATGTACTTACGACGACATGATGGATTAAGCAAACTTCATCTCGAGTTATTACgggataaaattaattaatggcaCGTACACAGCgaggaaatatataatgtatcgATTTTCGTTTGGacctataaaataatattgcatcaAGAAACAGTTTATTGCTATAATATTACAGCATATGAATTTGATATGTCATTACGATATCCACGGGCGTTAATTCGTAACGATAATTCAGTATCGCAAATTTCGTACGTCAAGGTTCACGAATTAATTCATTTGCACCGATTATCCTACAAATCGGCCGGCTATCAGCGTCAAATGACCAATGCAAATGAGCGACGAGTTTCGAATACGGTTTCGAGATAAAGTTTCGAGATGTCTCGCTGGAAATATCCCTTCCGCCCACGTACTCGGAAGCTGAGAGCGCCGGATTGAGCCGGAGGAGCATTAGAATTCTCCGATAGTCTAAAGATTATTGTTAGCATCTCAGCGGATGTCTCTCCCTATCACGAATATCACACGTTTAAACGTTCTCATGAAACGGCGATAAAGATAAACGCTCGTCGCAGCAACGTCGCTCACAAGACTAGCGTGCCATCGCAGTGCTATGTCTACATCCCCATAATACTCTATGGTActctcgtaaaatatttatccacCAGGGAGTTCCATGGTGGCAGTTTGTCTTATGTATTCATAGTTGTCGATTCCCCGCTTCGCCGTCAgcggattcttttttatcagGAAGTCTTATCCGTGATTCTCTTTTCTCGAATCTCCAATTTCCTTTCTGTACGTCACTGTCGTACGTCAGCTTCACGCATACTACTCCTGCGGATATGATCTTCTGAGAATGTTTATTGGTACTGTTACGTACGTTCTGCTGTTTTACGAAATTCTTCTGGCGGATGCTTACATTTGTTCTcgttttaattcaattaaagaATGATTTAGAATCTGTTACgtctttttaatatctttgttAATCTCCTAGTTTGTACACAATTCTCCTCATTCCGCTCGAACTGCAGTTGGATAAGACTTAGCGAGAACTTCTCCGGGCTTTTAGTGTACCGATCTTCCGATTAGGGAGTcgtaatatttgtttaatgcGCAGTTAGATAGCGAGAGAGTACCAAACGCTGAGGTAAACGGGAATTCGTAACCGAGTGGAAGGATGAGGGGGGATGAAAGAGGACATTATTACACCGTCGAGCCGCAAACCTTCCACCGCTCCGTTCTCTCCATCTTCCGAAGCTGTAGCGTTACCGGCGGCCTGGTAATTATTTCCGCACGATTTTCCCGGCGATATGCCGGCGTGTTGTGTCGAAATTTACGAAACAAACGACAGCGCGGAATCGATCGAGGCGCGTTAAGTCCCGCTCCTCGCGCAATTCGAGACATTCCAAGACGTAGCTTACAATTACGTGTGGGTGGCAAGGATAATTACAAAGGGAATTTCGTGACGCGGCGGGAACCGCGCTCCGAAATGTGATGGGAGAAATTTTTCGACTTGACGTCTCCGGCGTCGCTATCGATTTAAGCATTAGCGTCCCGCCGTGATAATAGAACAGCCGTTTACGTGCACTATCAGCCTCGCGCCATCGGTACGTCAgttattaaggggggagcctgctttagaacgctgaaaataaggtatattttacgaattgtttttggagaaactatacagcggatcattataaaacttttatgcatttattagtacatgtttaaagataaaaaaattatttttttatttgaatatatcgcttgtagaggtcgtcctggagaaatcttagtgcagccgcgtcgccggtattgcaaattggtgagcattctcctgcctccaaatttcgtctaaactgaaaaattgaaatatcttctcgttatttatgaattcccatcgtcgatgaaccaaagagagaagaaaaaagttgaaaagtatcaaaatggtggagcttacaacacaaaagtacgatttttaggcaaagtttttgaactttttcatgcaaaaataattgtttaacttaatgtttttatgaatattaaaggttcatcgacgatgggaattcataaataacgagaaaatatttcaatttttcagtttggatgaaatttggaggcaggagaatgctcaccaatttacaatgcctccaggacgacctctacaggcgatatattcaaatcaaaaaataattttttttatctttaaacatgtactaataaatgcatcaaagttttataatgatccgctgtatagtttcttcaaaaaaattcgtaaaattataccttattttcaacgttctaaagcagactccccccttaagtgGCGGCTACATTATTTTCTCAGCTTCGCCGGGCTTTTCTCCCGCTTGCCGGCTTTGCGACTCAGTCATTATGACGCCAACGATCTC
The Ooceraea biroi isolate clonal line C1 chromosome 12, Obir_v5.4, whole genome shotgun sequence DNA segment above includes these coding regions:
- the LOC105280546 gene encoding sarcoplasmic reticulum histidine-rich calcium-binding protein, translating into MRKGKWPSRPAKREWLPTSSDSSDNCVSIVDRGGQGKNPVGTLETSRWGRNVFAGLAIKLPVNLGVVRRVIKRFLALEATMITLYRPLSGTTRLPQERRLRNNWISDFYTDTSSALVQQAWFPVVGLLLAAATGQEAGTRDETRPQASTVKQELANSIRLPRQLQTPQSFASQNLPSIIAPPEKNPKKRQLSDLGLNFPQPLSPLNGPTPLPLVSATFGAALSPRITSQPKQIITRITETGSPSGDHVTIVTPPIIESQRRIHEFDTSFYRSPSFHHKHGHHHGHHHGHHHDHHSHHDHHAKHKHHHGHKHHHGHEHKHGHDHHEEHKHHEDHKHHHGHHHQHGHHHDHGHKHHSEHKHHHGHEHKHGHSHKHGHKHGHEHKHHGEHKHHHGHHHHSKHEHHEEHKHQSEHHHHHKHHHHNEHHHHHDHHHVNEHHHHHTHKETEKHHHHHGHDHKEHHKHGHKEEHKHHHGHEHKHGHHEKHHHGHHEDHHHKHGHDHKHGHHEDHKHHHHEDHHHKHGHEHKHGHHEEHHHGHHEDHKHDHHEDHHHKHGHHHKHGHKEDHHHGHHEDHHHSHHQDHKHHHHESHKHGHEHKEDHKHGHDHKHHHDHHEHHQHHEHHKHHEGHDHKHGHKHHEGHKHHEDHHHKHGHDHHHKHHEDHHHDVFENHGHEHYKSHHFGDHFGSSPVHEEYVFPEESAAVPVTPPVEDVLKIAKPAEVTESVERVGVVQV